The following proteins come from a genomic window of Methanobrevibacter olleyae:
- a CDS encoding DUF1848 domain-containing protein, with the protein MILNTGLITDIPGFFSEWFYNRIDEGFLYVRNPYGKHQIYSYKLKAELIDCIIFCTKNPKPMFKSLDKISKFNQYWHITITPYEREVEPNVPPVNEVIESFKYLSEKLGKEKVSWRYDPIFINEKYTLDNHIETFNHIARSLSNYTTEVIISFIDLYEKTKRNFPNVNTVNREERLEIGKEFAKIGNENNIKVKTCVEGTELEKFGIDSRGCMTKEVIERVINKKLNIPKEKARNGQCYCLLNNDIGEYNTCNHGCLYCYANANKNLVKRNLKLHNPKSPLLIGDIKESDEIKEMNQESFIINEKTIQTKLF; encoded by the coding sequence ATGATTTTAAATACTGGCTTAATAACAGATATTCCTGGATTTTTTAGTGAATGGTTCTATAATAGAATAGATGAAGGATTCCTTTATGTAAGAAATCCCTATGGAAAACATCAAATTTATTCATATAAACTAAAAGCTGAACTAATTGACTGTATAATTTTTTGTACAAAAAACCCAAAGCCAATGTTTAAAAGTCTTGATAAAATATCTAAATTTAATCAATACTGGCATATAACAATCACCCCCTATGAAAGAGAAGTAGAACCTAATGTTCCACCAGTTAATGAAGTTATAGAAAGTTTTAAATATCTTTCAGAGAAATTAGGTAAAGAAAAAGTATCTTGGAGATATGATCCTATTTTTATCAATGAAAAATACACATTAGATAATCACATAGAGACTTTTAACCATATTGCAAGATCTTTATCTAATTACACAACTGAAGTTATAATAAGTTTTATTGATTTATATGAAAAAACCAAACGTAACTTTCCAAATGTAAATACAGTAAATAGAGAGGAACGCCTAGAAATAGGAAAGGAATTTGCTAAAATAGGAAATGAAAATAATATAAAAGTAAAAACATGTGTTGAAGGAACTGAATTAGAAAAATTCGGTATTGATTCAAGAGGTTGTATGACAAAAGAAGTAATAGAAAGAGTAATTAATAAAAAGCTAAATATTCCTAAAGAAAAAGCAAGAAATGGACAATGCTATTGCCTTTTAAACAATGATATAGGTGAATATAACACTTGTAATCACGGATGTTTATATTGTTATGCAAATGCAAATAAAAATTTAGTTAAAAGAAACTTAAAACTTCACAATCCAAAATCACCTCTTTTAATAGGGGATATAAAAGAAAGTGATGAAATTAAAGAAATGAATCAAGAAAGTTTTATAATTAATGAAAAAACAATACAAACTAAATTATTTTAA
- a CDS encoding DUF371 domain-containing protein, with product MNFKIRAKGHKNVISKHKSTFEITKDKDLSLSGDCIIGLDIDKSMDDFPEEFKKKLANDNTKVIVELVTPNASDKIEGFGHNDLSLSHPTDIVCRKSTFVCSRTLMIKSNKGAIDLNRDLINDLANGESMDVNIKLI from the coding sequence ATGAATTTTAAAATTAGAGCAAAGGGACATAAAAATGTAATATCAAAACATAAATCTACATTTGAAATAACTAAAGATAAAGACCTTAGTTTATCTGGTGATTGTATAATTGGTTTAGATATAGATAAATCTATGGATGATTTTCCAGAAGAATTTAAAAAGAAATTAGCTAATGATAATACAAAAGTTATAGTAGAATTAGTTACTCCTAATGCATCAGATAAAATAGAAGGTTTTGGGCATAATGATTTAAGCCTTTCTCATCCAACAGATATAGTTTGTAGAAAAAGTACATTTGTATGTTCTAGAACTTTAATGATTAAATCTAATAAAGGAGCTATTGATTTAAACAGAGATTTAATAAATGATTTAGCTAATGGTGAATCTATGGATGTAAATATTAAACTTATTTAA
- a CDS encoding NAD(P)/FAD-dependent oxidoreductase — translation MIKTDVLVIGAGPAGSTAARFAAKGGAKVILIDKKSEIGAPKRCAEGVSKKTFDILELEADPHWITREIEGVRLVAPDGTDVWLTNDVVELPEAGYILERKVFDKHLAMEAGREGVEIRIKTQAKSLKKEDDGSYTVSFESMGEVYDINTKILIGADGPESHVAKWAGLKAYTKPKHMESGAQFEMCNAKMERSDVLEFYFGTVAPGGYFWLFPKGDDIVNAGLAIIPEMADKSAYEYLVDAVNDCYATKDAQPVELNVGGDPVGGLVREMYGDNILLCGDAASQVNPLTGGGITSGITGGKYAGQVAAEAIKAGDCSKKFLKKYDELVRDDMGHDMDKYAKVCNYLWTLDDDELNSIAHAFQDIEFTKISTTELVKALIKVQPKAALKLRKMFL, via the coding sequence ATGATTAAAACTGATGTATTAGTTATTGGCGCAGGACCTGCTGGTTCTACTGCTGCTAGATTTGCAGCAAAAGGTGGAGCAAAAGTAATTCTTATAGATAAAAAATCTGAAATTGGTGCTCCTAAAAGATGTGCAGAAGGTGTTTCTAAAAAAACTTTTGATATTTTAGAACTTGAAGCAGACCCTCATTGGATTACTAGGGAAATTGAAGGTGTAAGATTAGTTGCTCCTGATGGAACTGATGTATGGCTTACTAATGATGTGGTTGAATTACCAGAAGCAGGTTATATCTTAGAGAGAAAAGTCTTTGATAAGCATTTAGCTATGGAAGCTGGTAGAGAAGGAGTGGAAATTAGAATTAAAACCCAAGCTAAATCTCTTAAAAAAGAAGATGATGGATCTTACACTGTTAGTTTTGAATCTATGGGTGAAGTTTATGATATTAATACAAAAATCCTTATTGGTGCAGATGGTCCTGAAAGTCATGTAGCTAAATGGGCTGGATTAAAAGCATACACAAAACCTAAACACATGGAATCTGGTGCACAATTTGAAATGTGTAATGCTAAAATGGAAAGAAGTGACGTACTTGAGTTCTATTTTGGTACTGTAGCTCCTGGTGGTTACTTCTGGTTGTTCCCTAAGGGTGATGATATTGTAAATGCAGGTTTAGCTATCATTCCTGAAATGGCTGATAAATCTGCTTATGAATACTTAGTTGATGCTGTAAATGATTGCTATGCAACAAAAGATGCTCAACCAGTTGAATTAAATGTTGGTGGAGACCCTGTTGGTGGACTTGTAAGAGAAATGTATGGAGACAATATCTTACTTTGTGGAGATGCAGCAAGTCAAGTTAACCCATTAACTGGTGGAGGAATCACTAGTGGTATTACTGGTGGTAAATATGCTGGTCAAGTAGCTGCTGAGGCTATTAAAGCTGGGGACTGCTCTAAAAAATTCCTTAAAAAGTATGATGAATTAGTTAGAGATGATATGGGTCATGATATGGACAAATATGCTAAAGTTTGTAACTACTTATGGACTTTAGATGATGATGAATTAAACAGTATTGCTCATGCTTTCCAAGATATAGAATTTACTAAAATCAGCACTACAGAGCTTGTTAAAGCATTAATTAAAGTTCAACCAAAAGCAGCTTTAAAATTACGTAAAATGTTCTTATAA
- the purF gene encoding amidophosphoribosyltransferase, with the protein MKDKCGIIGIHSKDASKDVSHLIYYGLYALQHRGQESAGIATHNINYGLNYHCGMGLVTDVFNNALIKSLAGNVGIGHVRYSTTGESKLESSQPFYTELDDGFIAIAHNGDIVNSGYLRKDLNKKGYEFRSDTDSEVVCYLIKEEAKNETDILKVIDSVSQKLIGSYSLVILINDELYVLRDPMAMKPLVLGQTDNHFVVASESVAFDVMNAQFIRDLEPGELIFFKDNRINSYILPSAKDSKLAHCMFEYVYFARPDSVIDKQSVYNARLRIGEALFKEFPIDADLVLPVPDSSIPAAIGYARSSGIPYGEGLIKNRYVGRTFIMPTQAEREIAVKLKVNPLKHELKGKTVVVIDDSIVRGTTSESLVKILKAAGVKEVHMLIGCPPVRAPCFYGVAMATKDELIAANMEIEDIRKHLGAETLGYISIESLIEAIGIEGEKLCLGCLNEEYPTEIPEDLEAESYYDYYKSLTDAAQEDD; encoded by the coding sequence TTGAAAGATAAGTGTGGTATTATTGGAATACATTCTAAAGATGCTTCAAAGGATGTTTCTCATTTAATTTATTATGGTTTATATGCTTTACAGCATAGAGGACAAGAATCTGCAGGAATAGCTACTCATAATATTAATTATGGCTTAAATTATCATTGTGGAATGGGTTTAGTAACTGATGTTTTTAATAATGCTTTAATTAAAAGTTTAGCTGGAAATGTAGGTATTGGTCATGTAAGATATTCTACTACTGGTGAATCAAAATTAGAAAGTTCACAACCATTCTACACAGAATTAGATGATGGTTTTATAGCTATTGCTCATAATGGAGATATTGTTAACTCAGGTTATTTAAGAAAGGATTTAAATAAAAAAGGTTATGAATTTAGGTCTGATACTGATTCTGAAGTTGTTTGTTATTTAATTAAAGAAGAGGCTAAAAATGAAACTGATATTCTTAAAGTAATTGATTCTGTTTCTCAAAAATTAATTGGTTCCTATTCTTTAGTTATTTTAATTAATGATGAGCTTTATGTCTTAAGGGATCCCATGGCTATGAAACCTCTAGTTTTAGGTCAAACTGATAATCACTTTGTAGTTGCATCTGAATCAGTTGCATTTGATGTTATGAATGCTCAGTTTATCCGTGATTTAGAACCTGGTGAGTTGATCTTCTTTAAAGACAATAGAATCAATTCATATATTCTACCTTCTGCAAAGGACTCTAAATTAGCACACTGTATGTTTGAATATGTTTACTTTGCACGTCCGGATAGTGTAATAGACAAGCAAAGCGTATACAATGCAAGACTTAGAATTGGTGAAGCATTATTTAAAGAATTTCCTATTGATGCAGATTTAGTTTTACCAGTTCCAGATTCATCTATTCCTGCAGCTATTGGCTATGCAAGATCTTCAGGTATCCCTTATGGTGAAGGTTTAATTAAGAATAGGTATGTTGGAAGAACTTTTATTATGCCTACTCAAGCAGAGCGTGAAATTGCTGTAAAACTTAAGGTAAATCCATTAAAACATGAATTAAAAGGAAAAACTGTTGTTGTAATTGATGATAGTATTGTTAGAGGCACTACTTCCGAATCTTTAGTTAAAATTCTTAAAGCAGCAGGTGTTAAAGAGGTACATATGTTAATTGGCTGTCCTCCAGTAAGGGCTCCTTGTTTCTATGGTGTTGCAATGGCAACTAAAGATGAACTAATTGCAGCTAATATGGAAATTGAAGATATTAGGAAGCACTTAGGTGCTGAAACTTTAGGATATATCAGTATTGAATCTCTTATTGAAGCTATTGGTATTGAAGGTGAAAAATTATGTTTAGGATGTTTAAATGAAGAGTATCCTACTGAGATACCTGAGGATTTAGAAGCAGAATCCTATTATGATTATTATAAATCTTTAACTGATGCAGCACAGGAAGATGATTAA
- the cfbC gene encoding Ni-sirohydrochlorin a,c-diamide reductive cyclase ATP-dependent reductase subunit, protein MKRQKKIAIYGKGGIGKSTTVANIAVAYSEDDKKVMVIGCDPKADTTRTLCGKRIPTIVNTLKDNKKPEISDLVFEGFNQIKCVESGGPEPGVGCAGRGVIVAMKRLENLNVFDEEFDVILYDVLGDVVCGGFSVPLREDYADEVFIVSSGEYMSLYAANNISKGIKKLKGNLGGIICNCKGIENEEEIVNAFAEEIGTHVIGLIGRSNLIQRSELDAKTVVEYAADSKEAEDYRKLASDIFTNDNYSTPEPMEDEAFENFFKSFID, encoded by the coding sequence ATGAAAAGACAGAAGAAAATAGCTATTTATGGAAAAGGTGGTATTGGTAAAAGTACTACAGTAGCTAATATTGCAGTAGCTTATAGTGAAGATGATAAAAAAGTTATGGTAATCGGTTGTGATCCGAAGGCTGATACTACCAGAACATTATGTGGTAAAAGAATTCCTACAATTGTAAATACTTTAAAAGATAATAAAAAGCCAGAAATTTCTGATCTGGTTTTTGAAGGCTTTAATCAAATTAAATGTGTTGAAAGTGGAGGTCCTGAACCTGGAGTAGGTTGTGCAGGACGTGGCGTTATCGTTGCTATGAAACGTTTAGAGAATTTAAATGTTTTTGATGAAGAGTTTGATGTAATTCTTTATGATGTTTTAGGTGATGTAGTTTGTGGAGGTTTTTCTGTACCTCTTAGAGAAGATTATGCTGATGAAGTATTTATTGTATCTTCTGGGGAATATATGTCTTTATATGCTGCAAATAATATATCTAAAGGAATTAAAAAATTAAAAGGAAATCTTGGTGGAATTATTTGTAATTGTAAAGGTATTGAAAATGAAGAAGAAATAGTCAATGCTTTTGCAGAGGAAATTGGAACTCATGTAATTGGACTTATTGGAAGAAGTAATTTAATTCAAAGAAGTGAATTAGATGCTAAAACTGTAGTTGAATATGCTGCAGACTCAAAAGAGGCAGAAGATTATAGAAAATTAGCAAGTGATATTTTTACTAATGATAATTATTCAACTCCTGAACCAATGGAAGATGAAGCTTTTGAAAACTTCTTTAAATCATTTATTGATTAA
- a CDS encoding GIY-YIG nuclease family protein, with product MRGCYCLIISMKKSEKLKIGHLYQDYKFKKGYYVYIGSAMNSLISRINRHLSDDKKMHWHIDYLLKSQNSTIRDILFNISNKKIECDLANKIAKNGEEVPKFGCSDCNCKSHLIYFKRKRDTLNSVKNAYNELNIEYYDLNYYKKELI from the coding sequence ATGAGAGGTTGCTACTGTTTAATAATATCTATGAAAAAAAGTGAGAAACTTAAAATAGGACATCTATATCAAGACTATAAATTTAAGAAAGGATACTATGTTTACATAGGTTCAGCAATGAATTCACTCATCTCAAGAATAAATAGACACCTATCTGATGATAAAAAAATGCATTGGCATATTGATTATTTATTGAAAAGCCAAAATAGCACCATAAGAGACATTCTATTTAATATCTCAAATAAAAAGATTGAATGTGATTTAGCGAATAAAATAGCTAAAAATGGTGAAGAAGTTCCAAAGTTTGGATGTTCTGACTGTAATTGTAAATCACATTTAATTTATTTTAAAAGAAAAAGAGATACACTAAACTCTGTAAAAAATGCATATAATGAGCTAAATATTGAATATTATGATTTAAATTACTATAAAAAAGAATTAATATAA
- the galE gene encoding UDP-glucose 4-epimerase GalE: MILVTGGAGYIGSHINKLLNNSGYETIVLDNLSKGHKSAVKWGKLVNADLSDTEKLRKIFQNNEIEAVMHFAAFSSVAESVEEPEKYFKNNYENTLNLLKVMKEFRVGKFIFSSTAALYGIPNFIPIGENNELKPINPYGESKLMVENLLRDESDFGGLKYVSLRYFNAAGADLDCEIGEDHNPESHLIPLVLDAAIGRRNSISIFGDDYNTPDGTCIRDYIHVNDLANAHLKALQYLEDPFNDSDIFNLGNGSGFSVKEVIDTCKKVTGVDFKVKVEGRRPGDPDILIADSKKAEEILKWKPEITELEDIVESAWKWHKKIHL, encoded by the coding sequence ATGATTTTAGTTACTGGTGGAGCGGGGTATATAGGTTCCCATATTAATAAATTACTTAATAATTCAGGTTATGAAACAATTGTTTTAGATAATTTATCCAAAGGCCATAAATCTGCTGTAAAATGGGGTAAATTAGTTAATGCAGATTTAAGTGATACTGAGAAATTAAGAAAAATCTTTCAAAATAATGAAATAGAAGCGGTTATGCATTTTGCAGCTTTTTCTTCTGTTGCAGAATCTGTTGAAGAGCCTGAAAAATACTTTAAAAATAACTATGAAAATACTTTAAATTTATTGAAGGTGATGAAAGAATTTAGAGTGGGAAAATTCATCTTTTCATCAACAGCCGCTTTATATGGTATTCCAAATTTTATTCCTATAGGTGAAAATAATGAATTAAAACCAATTAATCCATATGGTGAATCAAAATTAATGGTTGAAAATTTATTAAGAGATGAATCTGATTTTGGTGGTTTAAAGTATGTCTCTCTTAGATATTTCAATGCTGCAGGTGCTGATTTAGACTGTGAAATTGGTGAAGATCATAATCCTGAATCTCATTTAATTCCTTTAGTATTAGATGCAGCTATTGGTAGAAGAAATAGCATATCTATTTTTGGGGATGATTATAATACACCTGATGGAACTTGTATTAGAGATTATATTCATGTAAATGATTTAGCTAATGCTCATTTAAAAGCATTACAATATTTAGAAGATCCATTTAATGATAGCGATATTTTTAATTTGGGCAATGGTAGTGGATTTTCAGTAAAAGAAGTTATAGATACTTGTAAAAAAGTTACAGGTGTTGATTTTAAGGTAAAAGTTGAAGGAAGACGTCCTGGCGATCCGGATATATTAATAGCTGATTCTAAAAAAGCAGAAGAGATTTTAAAATGGAAACCAGAAATTACAGAATTAGAAGATATAGTTGAATCTGCTTGGAAATGGCATAAAAAGATTCATCTTTAA
- a CDS encoding peptidase U32 family protein, which translates to MVELLAPAGNFISLTSALKNGADAVYIGLEEANMRINASNFSLEDIKKASEITKEYGAKLYVCTNTIMKDKDIERLKEQLPYIKEYGADGIILSDISLIDLAIENGLEAHISVQENTSNFYALKTLEKLGAKRAILSRELSLEEIKEIIQKLKENSTIETEVFIHGAMCMAISGRCFLSYALYGRSANCGDCLQPCRKEWKLSFEEDENDDVINTSESEDESFIISHSYDGSYRTNFFSPKDMALIEHIPELIEAGIDSFKIEGRARSPDYVAMAVKVYREAIDLYQKDPKSYQYNPKWMENLMKVFNRGYDTGFYFNIPHEISENNQSKFIKKDIAKVVNYYNKIKVAELKIWDDLAVGDEIMIQGPSTGSITHFIDSMQIDGKAIEKAEKGSNVAIAIDEKLRESDFVYKLIPRG; encoded by the coding sequence ATGGTAGAATTATTAGCTCCTGCAGGAAATTTTATTTCATTAACTAGTGCATTAAAAAATGGTGCAGATGCAGTTTATATTGGTCTTGAAGAGGCTAATATGAGAATTAATGCAAGTAATTTTTCGCTTGAAGATATAAAAAAAGCAAGTGAAATAACAAAAGAATATGGAGCTAAATTATATGTCTGTACAAATACAATAATGAAGGATAAAGATATTGAAAGACTTAAAGAACAATTACCTTATATTAAAGAATATGGTGCAGATGGTATTATTTTATCAGATATTTCATTAATAGATTTAGCAATTGAAAATGGTCTTGAAGCCCATATTAGTGTTCAAGAAAATACTAGCAATTTTTATGCTTTAAAAACATTAGAGAAATTAGGTGCTAAAAGAGCTATCTTATCAAGAGAATTGTCTTTAGAAGAAATAAAAGAGATTATTCAAAAACTAAAAGAAAACTCCACTATTGAAACTGAAGTTTTTATTCATGGTGCAATGTGTATGGCTATATCTGGGAGATGTTTTTTAAGTTATGCTCTTTATGGTAGAAGTGCTAATTGTGGAGATTGCTTACAACCATGTAGAAAAGAATGGAAATTAAGTTTTGAAGAGGATGAAAATGATGATGTAATCAATACTTCTGAATCTGAAGATGAATCTTTTATAATCTCTCATTCCTATGATGGATCTTATAGAACAAATTTCTTCTCTCCAAAGGATATGGCTTTAATAGAACATATTCCAGAACTTATTGAAGCAGGAATTGACTCGTTTAAAATAGAAGGAAGAGCAAGGTCTCCTGATTATGTAGCTATGGCAGTTAAAGTTTATAGGGAGGCTATTGATTTATATCAAAAAGACCCAAAGAGCTATCAATATAATCCAAAATGGATGGAAAACTTGATGAAAGTATTCAATAGAGGTTATGATACTGGTTTTTATTTTAATATTCCTCATGAGATTAGTGAAAATAATCAATCAAAATTTATTAAAAAAGATATTGCTAAAGTTGTTAATTATTATAATAAAATTAAAGTTGCAGAACTTAAAATATGGGATGATTTAGCAGTTGGTGATGAGATTATGATTCAAGGACCAAGTACTGGTTCTATCACTCATTTCATTGATTCTATGCAAATTGATGGAAAAGCTATTGAAAAAGCAGAAAAGGGTTCTAATGTAGCAATAGCTATTGATGAGAAATTAAGGGAAAGTGATTTTGTCTATAAGTTGATTCCTCGCGGGTAA